The following proteins come from a genomic window of Yinghuangia sp. ASG 101:
- a CDS encoding acyl-CoA dehydrogenase family protein — protein MTTATGRADREFLDAASRALRSAPEVDALAALGWWDLLTDLTDPENRGAALALFRAQGREGGDTPALGALLAQPFLAASGLAPGALVAAIPRQSARRGERLVAVGDVAGRHLLIDRPGHGAFVVPCADVALHPVAVPGRLTLHEVAWEPRAGQAAIAEERAAEARALGWRLGRAAAALDMLGAAETTVRLAVEHARNREQFGSPIGTFQAVRHLLARTETDCAAIESVTRTAVRLGHTAPPHYDEVVKALAGRNALRVCETTLQVLGAIGFTAESTHHHHHSRVLALDALLGTSVELTHALGTRARLTQDDPVLPSALLLSGPDS, from the coding sequence ATGACCACCGCGACCGGGCGGGCCGACCGGGAGTTCCTCGACGCCGCGTCCCGTGCGCTGCGGTCCGCGCCCGAGGTCGACGCCCTCGCCGCGCTGGGCTGGTGGGACCTCCTGACCGACCTCACCGACCCGGAGAACCGCGGGGCGGCGCTCGCGCTGTTCCGCGCCCAGGGGCGCGAGGGCGGCGACACACCCGCCCTCGGCGCGCTGCTCGCCCAGCCCTTCCTCGCCGCGAGCGGCCTCGCCCCCGGCGCCCTCGTCGCGGCGATCCCCCGCCAATCAGCACGCCGGGGCGAACGCCTCGTCGCCGTGGGGGACGTCGCCGGCAGGCACCTGCTGATCGACCGCCCCGGGCACGGGGCCTTCGTCGTCCCGTGCGCGGACGTCGCCTTGCATCCGGTCGCCGTCCCGGGCCGGCTCACCCTCCACGAGGTCGCGTGGGAACCCCGCGCCGGGCAGGCCGCGATCGCGGAGGAGCGGGCCGCCGAGGCGCGGGCCCTGGGGTGGCGCCTCGGGCGCGCCGCCGCGGCCCTGGACATGCTCGGCGCCGCCGAGACCACCGTCCGCCTCGCGGTCGAACACGCCCGCAACCGCGAGCAGTTCGGCAGCCCCATCGGTACGTTCCAGGCCGTGCGCCACCTGCTGGCCCGCACCGAGACCGACTGCGCCGCCATCGAGTCCGTCACCCGGACCGCCGTGCGCCTCGGCCACACCGCGCCGCCGCACTACGACGAGGTCGTCAAAGCCCTCGCCGGCCGCAACGCCCTGCGGGTCTGCGAAACCACACTCCAGGTGCTGGGGGCCATCGGCTTCACCGCCGAGAGCACCCACCACCATCACCACAGCCGCGTCCTCGCCCTCGACGCCCTGCTGGGCACCTCCGTCGAACTGACCCACGCGCT